A stretch of the Lolium perenne isolate Kyuss_39 chromosome 3, Kyuss_2.0, whole genome shotgun sequence genome encodes the following:
- the LOC127341610 gene encoding probable glycerol-3-phosphate acyltransferase 2, with translation MLGQHHHRQSSSGISTYPEIILTSLQTPQDDEHLQNKTLILDVEGSLLRSPSIFPYFMLVAIEAGSFLRGLILLCLYPLLSCLPQEVELQIMIIVCFMGLSEEKVARVARATLPKYFLEDVGREGFEVLRGMKRVAGVCSLLPRIMVEPFLKEYMGLEVVVGREVKMIKGRYVGLLEKESEGRLEQAKFDETEMIGLGCSSSYFGYDHHQLFSWCKEVYLVTPEEKRKWSPLPRDQYPRPLIFHDGRLAFRPTPQATIAMFMWLPVALPLTLLRTLIFLNLPYPIAVAIGSVIGVTTRVINSPVHTGQVGSEPHAQPSPQGHLYVCNHRTLLDPVYISAMLNKQVSAVTYSVSRVTELISPIRTVRLTRNRDEDRTRMEQSLRLGDLVVCPEGTTCREPYLLRFSHLFAELVDEVYPVALVNWSSMFHGTSTGKSKYLDHFYFFMNPRPAYDVQFMDKMPTKMVIDGKRCESYEVANIVQGEIGRILGFQSTKLTRKEKYLRLAGNEGFADTKE, from the exons TCTACCTATCCTGAGATCATCCTCACATCCTTGCAGACTCCACAAGATGATGAACACCTCCAGAACAAAACTCTAATCCTAGATGTAGAAGGAAGTCTGCTGAGGTCTCCATCTATCTTTCCTTATTTCATGCTTGTTGCAATAGAGGCAGGTAGTTTCCTAAGAGGCCTCATCCTACTATGCCTCTACCCTTTGCTATCTTGTCTGCCACAAGAAGTAGAATTACAGATCATGATCATCGTGTGCTTCATGGGGTTAAGCGAAGAGAAGGTGGCTAGGGTTGCAAGGGCAACGTTGCCAAAGTATTTCCTAGAGGATGTGGGAAGGGAAGGATTTGAAGTGCTGAGAGGGATGAAGAGGGTGGCTGGGGTTTGTAGCCTGTTACCAAGGATAATGGTGGAACCATTTCTTAAGGAGTATATGGGGTTGGAAGTGGTGGTGGGAAGGGAGGTGAAGATGATAAAAGGGCGTTATGTTGGTTTATTGGAAAAGGAGAGTGAAGGAAGGCTAGAGCAGGCAAAGTTCGACGAAACAGAGATGATAGGGTTGGGATGCAGCTCAAGCTATTTTGGTTATGATCATCACCAGCTTTTCTCTTGGTGCAAG GAAGTATACTTGGTGACACCAGAAGAAAAGAGAAAATGGTCACCCTTGCCAAGAGACCAGTACCCAAGGCCCCTGATCTTCCATGATGGCAGGCTGGCCTTTAGGCCTACCCCTCAAGCCACCATAGCCATGTTCATGTGGCTCCCAGTTGCCCTGCCCCTCACCTTGCTCCGAACACTAATCTTTCTGAACCTACCATACCCTATTGCCGTTGCAATTGGATCAGTGATTGGTGTAACAACTCGAGTCATCAACTCACCAGTCCACACTGGTCAAGTAGGTTCTGAACCACATGCCCAGCCCAGCCCGCAGGGCCATCTTTACGTGTGCAACCATCGCACACTTCTCGACCCGGTCTACATCTCAGCAATGCTGAACAAGCAGGTGTCAGCCGTCACTTACAGTGTCAGCCGTGTAACTGAGCTCATATCACCGATCAGGACTGTCCGGTTGACCCGAAACCGAGATGAGGACCGGACGAGGATGGAGCAGTCACTGAGGCTGGGGGATTTGGTGGTCTGCCCTGAGGGGACCACATGCCGGGAGCCATACCTGCTTCGCTTCAGCCATCTGTTTGCCGAGCTCGTTGATGAGGTCTATCCAGTCGCACTGGTGAACTGGTCCAGcatgttccacggtacctccaccGGCAAGTCCAAGTATCTAGACCACTTCTACTTTTTCATGAACCCACGCCCGGCTTATGATGTTCAGTTCATGGACAAGATGCCAACCAAGATGGTGATTGATGGGAAGAGATGCGAGAGTTACGAGGTGGCCAACATCGTGCAGGGTGAGATTGGTAGGATTCTTGGGTTTCAATCCACCAAGCTCACCCGTAAGGAAAAATACTTGAGGCTGGCAGGAAATGAAGGGTTTGCTGATACAAAGGAGTAA